A region of Pleionea litopenaei DNA encodes the following proteins:
- a CDS encoding FtsK/SpoIIIE domain-containing protein, translating into MNRNNLISAVALSYISEQLSRDAEGTVRFCMVGLEDSLVTAIAEAANNNQQLASLIEIKVSEVFDRNSTLPAELLSNESITHWRHCKLPDGKRGVLFAASQEELQRNDKSVEKITKIETDTLRSEYDSWIEKSGITSQILNDRKRAHLKTALISANETHAARTIETYADFVLSISIGILDQGLPLQKAVDNALPSLKLPRNSGYFDRISDAKRDHLIEWNKIFRRLHTRIRPLLVHENEKGEAISDQLSKNFEEIKDRFSPDEQQIISDFIAADLTPDEWLDTQQNLVALDWLSISDLFDGVTRTQALPLGDKTKQFFEDEFDDPLQAEEIDLLSATFPKIPSDDLQEFYESYREHLSRDKNLSSSWEKYIYRNPQTYSNFLTGLIDTTHRLREKNRDVKLSAPTLKLSIPNSEKKSFWKGKNPKVARYFAFRYHGLSNLLAPNIELDFGKLDQFYFPEISDEGLAKVTSGSKDARTLKFEAVLDPDGIASKLVFYWEMPVDAIATALPDDLISLANNNDESGLLATADITRQTVSTKGNVQRISLEDINTIRDVNNSNDGRLVAPNRESGNRAETIINEINALNAWLSKQQVDSIVAAFDTFRMQYTTAIRSWISEDGIGSESLVTQAETFGELLNKLLSEANKDMARERLWKELFRIGVADIGAGSPASIITPWHPLRLAEISVKAHQCSSLLKQVLQADESAIERADLLFGQVQLELSEDYYPEVCLGFCNEQSILLSSADTVFDYTLCESPVTGVDNNGNTSLDVDPDIAAKAFGKVGEQYLNLLPHERSNFSLVLYNAESKALPGALASELSSKVEKENELQCDLLLTHSRPKQMRRIYEQQNVAVSEESGSVMASEAARNFLSRLRVGFLDAALVENQDETARLTDIVALQDVVSRNAKLVWKPAPGDRSPTFLENTPVRWSRRRPVGPADTSTSVYLAAPSQPRAGQLYLNALHSYLYGDNALSGDVIPAREVNFRDGEVANIFDETHKIGEWVVNFDELVDRRLLSNNDIHVIRHIHERTINRNIIVSTTSQPRLLRALLNERLNRLDPDILGSDPDTVLNDLINRANKLSGQVVMRAARYGHYANELLGIVLSMREIENSLGDSEFPTGWYFLDDFASWFGQKEEQIADIMAISPKIIDGEHCLLVCVSEAKYVTSNGYKSHAKKSAKQLEETVARISRALDPDRNRIDRDIWLHRLGDFMLEGMEPFSSHVTGGWDLHRWSDEVRQDNVQIRVSGFSHVFVHDDLEYVDAGDYVPLKGMEHCQQKVFDKPRVAAAFRALVQGTNGESNSSKDPVVHLSSKINVAHENQKTDLKTQSDDVKSNTNPEVVESNSGQTEVSEDLGNNTTTTSAQGDPETPEESTEVNISNHQWPSDAVANWVNSGRDLDENDPESQQWLKHTVSQLQKALRGYDMTAEFVDARLTPNAALVRLRGSDDLTVPKVEKKRQELLTSHAIDVINVLAAPMEVIIMVKRPRRTILGLKDLWKQRELPESAPFSNMSLLLGACESDGQILYLNVGNDFGGFQHHGPHTLIAGETGSGKGVLVQSLLLDICATNSPENARIRMIDPKAGIDFPWLRNMPHLDGELITDRDQAVTALEELVAEMERRNHLLAEAGVTKLDQFNKKVPPEERLPRIWLFHDELADWMMISDYRDAVELNANRLGVKARAAGINLILVTQRPDKDALPMQLRANLTNRLVLKVADKRNSILVLDEPGAERLLGRGHLAAKLSGEGKIILAQVPFIHEDEIFDLAEKVRLAWIN; encoded by the coding sequence ATGAACAGAAATAATTTAATTTCTGCTGTTGCCCTGTCCTATATAAGTGAGCAGCTTTCAAGGGATGCGGAAGGAACAGTTAGATTTTGCATGGTTGGACTGGAGGATTCGCTAGTAACGGCTATTGCTGAAGCAGCTAATAATAATCAACAATTAGCTAGTTTGATTGAAATTAAAGTATCTGAGGTATTTGACCGTAATTCTACGTTACCAGCTGAGTTACTAAGTAATGAATCTATTACTCATTGGAGACACTGCAAATTACCTGACGGGAAACGAGGTGTACTATTTGCAGCTTCACAAGAGGAGTTACAGCGCAATGATAAGAGTGTAGAGAAAATTACCAAAATCGAAACTGACACCCTTCGTTCAGAATATGATTCCTGGATTGAAAAATCAGGTATTACAAGCCAAATACTTAATGACCGTAAAAGAGCACATTTAAAAACGGCCCTCATTTCGGCTAATGAAACACATGCAGCAAGAACGATTGAAACGTATGCTGATTTTGTCCTATCTATTTCAATCGGGATATTAGATCAGGGACTTCCTTTACAAAAAGCCGTTGACAATGCGCTTCCTAGCTTGAAGTTGCCCCGCAACTCTGGTTACTTTGATCGTATCTCAGATGCAAAACGAGACCATTTAATAGAATGGAACAAAATATTTAGGAGATTGCACACTCGAATCCGTCCGCTTCTTGTCCATGAAAACGAAAAAGGGGAAGCAATTTCTGATCAGCTATCAAAGAATTTTGAAGAAATAAAGGACCGGTTTAGTCCAGATGAACAACAAATTATTAGCGATTTCATCGCAGCTGATTTAACCCCTGATGAGTGGCTTGATACCCAACAAAATTTGGTTGCTCTAGATTGGCTTTCAATCTCCGATCTATTTGATGGTGTTACGCGAACACAAGCCTTGCCTCTGGGTGATAAAACGAAACAGTTTTTTGAAGACGAATTTGATGATCCTTTGCAAGCAGAGGAAATTGATCTTCTTTCTGCTACATTTCCGAAAATTCCTTCAGATGATCTTCAGGAGTTTTACGAATCCTATCGTGAACATTTAAGTCGGGATAAAAACCTTTCAAGCTCGTGGGAAAAATATATATACCGCAATCCCCAGACCTATTCGAATTTCCTCACTGGTCTGATAGATACCACTCATCGGTTACGTGAAAAAAACCGGGATGTCAAACTTAGTGCTCCGACCTTAAAACTTAGTATCCCAAATAGTGAAAAAAAGAGTTTTTGGAAAGGAAAGAATCCAAAAGTAGCACGGTATTTTGCATTTAGATATCACGGGTTATCTAACTTATTAGCTCCCAATATCGAACTGGACTTTGGGAAACTTGATCAGTTTTACTTTCCCGAAATTAGCGATGAAGGATTGGCAAAAGTCACTTCAGGTTCTAAAGATGCTCGCACCCTAAAGTTCGAAGCTGTACTAGATCCTGATGGTATTGCCTCTAAACTGGTTTTTTATTGGGAAATGCCAGTAGATGCTATAGCAACCGCGCTTCCTGACGATCTAATTAGCCTGGCAAATAACAATGATGAATCCGGTTTGCTCGCGACCGCTGACATTACCAGACAAACTGTAAGCACAAAAGGAAACGTGCAAAGAATTTCTCTTGAGGACATAAATACTATTAGAGATGTCAATAACAGTAACGATGGTAGACTGGTTGCTCCTAACCGGGAAAGTGGCAATCGGGCGGAAACGATAATAAATGAAATTAACGCACTTAATGCTTGGCTTTCAAAGCAGCAAGTAGACTCCATTGTCGCAGCCTTTGATACATTTCGAATGCAATATACTACTGCGATACGTAGTTGGATATCAGAAGATGGCATTGGCTCGGAATCGCTAGTAACGCAAGCTGAAACATTTGGTGAATTACTAAATAAGCTACTTTCAGAAGCTAATAAAGACATGGCCCGTGAAAGGCTGTGGAAAGAATTATTTAGAATCGGCGTGGCGGACATAGGTGCTGGTTCACCAGCCTCGATTATTACACCTTGGCATCCACTCAGGCTCGCTGAGATCAGTGTCAAAGCGCATCAATGTAGTAGCCTGTTAAAACAAGTGTTGCAAGCAGATGAATCAGCTATTGAACGCGCAGATTTACTATTTGGTCAGGTTCAGCTGGAACTGTCAGAAGATTACTATCCGGAGGTCTGTCTTGGATTTTGTAATGAGCAATCCATACTCCTATCATCTGCTGATACGGTTTTTGATTATACGCTCTGTGAATCGCCTGTAACGGGTGTTGATAATAATGGTAATACTAGTCTTGATGTAGATCCGGATATTGCCGCCAAAGCATTTGGAAAAGTTGGCGAGCAGTATTTAAATCTACTCCCTCACGAGAGGAGTAATTTTTCTCTGGTTCTCTATAACGCTGAGTCAAAAGCTCTTCCCGGAGCGCTCGCGTCCGAATTATCGAGTAAAGTAGAAAAAGAAAACGAACTACAGTGTGATCTATTGTTGACGCACTCACGACCAAAGCAAATGCGTAGGATCTATGAACAACAAAATGTTGCCGTAAGTGAAGAATCCGGATCGGTTATGGCGAGTGAAGCAGCCAGAAACTTCCTGTCACGTCTCAGGGTTGGCTTTCTGGATGCGGCTCTAGTTGAAAATCAGGATGAAACCGCGAGACTTACTGATATCGTAGCTTTACAGGATGTAGTATCCAGAAACGCAAAACTTGTATGGAAACCTGCGCCGGGTGATAGATCTCCCACTTTTCTTGAAAATACTCCGGTACGCTGGTCAAGAAGGCGTCCCGTAGGGCCTGCTGACACATCCACATCCGTTTATTTAGCAGCACCATCACAACCAAGAGCGGGACAGCTTTATCTCAACGCTCTTCATTCTTATCTATATGGTGACAATGCGTTGTCTGGTGATGTCATACCAGCTCGTGAAGTTAACTTCAGAGATGGGGAAGTAGCCAATATATTCGATGAGACCCATAAAATTGGTGAATGGGTTGTTAATTTTGATGAGTTGGTAGATCGTCGTTTACTTAGTAACAATGATATTCATGTTATACGTCATATTCATGAACGAACGATTAATCGAAACATTATTGTCTCCACTACATCACAGCCTCGCTTACTTCGTGCATTGCTAAATGAAAGGTTAAATCGGCTCGATCCAGATATACTAGGTTCAGATCCTGATACAGTCTTAAATGACTTAATAAATCGTGCGAACAAATTATCAGGTCAGGTAGTAATGCGTGCAGCCAGATATGGTCATTACGCAAATGAATTACTCGGCATAGTCCTGTCTATGCGAGAAATAGAAAATAGTTTAGGCGACTCAGAATTTCCTACTGGCTGGTACTTTCTTGACGATTTTGCTTCCTGGTTTGGTCAAAAAGAAGAGCAGATTGCCGACATAATGGCTATATCGCCGAAAATTATCGATGGCGAACACTGTTTGTTAGTGTGTGTTTCAGAAGCTAAGTATGTCACATCAAATGGATATAAATCACATGCTAAGAAGTCTGCTAAACAACTTGAAGAAACAGTTGCCCGTATTAGCCGAGCTTTAGATCCTGACCGAAACAGAATAGACAGAGATATTTGGTTACATCGTTTGGGTGATTTTATGCTTGAAGGCATGGAGCCATTCAGTTCACATGTTACTGGAGGATGGGATCTTCATCGTTGGTCTGATGAAGTTAGACAGGATAACGTACAGATAAGAGTTTCCGGATTTTCGCATGTGTTTGTGCATGATGATTTGGAATACGTTGATGCTGGTGACTATGTTCCATTGAAAGGTATGGAACATTGCCAACAAAAAGTATTTGATAAACCGCGAGTAGCAGCTGCATTTCGTGCTTTAGTACAAGGCACAAATGGAGAATCAAATTCAAGTAAAGATCCTGTTGTTCACTTGTCTTCCAAAATCAATGTGGCGCATGAAAATCAGAAAACAGATTTAAAAACCCAAAGTGATGATGTCAAATCAAATACTAATCCTGAAGTAGTAGAGTCCAATTCAGGGCAAACCGAAGTTAGTGAGGATTTAGGCAATAATACAACCACTACCAGCGCCCAGGGTGACCCCGAAACTCCTGAAGAATCTACTGAAGTCAACATTTCTAACCATCAATGGCCTTCTGATGCAGTAGCTAACTGGGTTAATTCCGGGCGAGATTTAGATGAAAATGATCCAGAGTCGCAACAATGGCTGAAACACACTGTTAGTCAGCTTCAAAAAGCATTACGCGGTTATGACATGACCGCAGAGTTTGTTGATGCAAGGCTAACACCGAATGCTGCTCTTGTACGTTTAAGAGGGTCTGATGATTTAACCGTTCCTAAAGTCGAAAAGAAACGGCAGGAGCTTCTAACCTCACACGCTATTGATGTAATCAATGTGCTGGCCGCACCGATGGAAGTCATCATCATGGTCAAGCGCCCACGTCGTACAATTCTTGGATTGAAGGATCTATGGAAACAGCGAGAACTTCCAGAGTCCGCTCCATTCAGCAATATGAGTTTACTCTTGGGTGCATGTGAGTCTGACGGACAAATTCTTTATCTTAATGTGGGAAATGATTTTGGTGGATTTCAACATCACGGCCCTCATACGCTTATTGCTGGTGAAACTGGAAGTGGTAAAGGCGTCCTCGTTCAGTCTTTGCTTCTTGATATTTGCGCCACGAATTCACCAGAGAACGCGAGAATTCGTATGATAGACCCGAAAGCCGGTATTGATTTTCCTTGGCTTAGAAATATGCCTCATTTAGATGGCGAGCTAATTACTGATCGTGATCAGGCGGTTACTGCACTTGAAGAACTAGTGGCCGAAATGGAAAGAAGAAACCATTTACTAGCCGAAGCGGGAGTTACTAAGTTAGATCAATTTAATAAAAAAGTTCCTCCAGAAGAACGCCTGCCACGCATCTGGCTATTTCATGATGAACTGGCCGACTGGATGATGATAAGTGACTATCGTGATGCAGTAGAATTGAATGCTAATCGCTTGGGGGTCAAAGCAAGAGCGGCTGGAATTAATTTGATTCTTGTAACCCAAAGACCTGATAAAGACGCTCTTCCGATGCAGCTAAGAGCCAATCTGACCAACAGGTTGGTTTTAAAAGTTGCTGATAAACGAAACTCTATTTTGGTTCTCGATGAGCCGGGGGCTGAGCGCCTGTTAGGTCGAGGACATCTCGCTGCGAAATTATCCGGCGAAGGCAAAATAATTCTGGCTCAGGTTCCTTTCATTCATGAAGATGAAATATTTGATCTTGCAGAAAAAGTTCGATTGGCTTGGATTAACTAG